From Glycine soja cultivar W05 chromosome 4, ASM419377v2, whole genome shotgun sequence, the proteins below share one genomic window:
- the LOC114408589 gene encoding auxin-responsive protein SAUR50-like — protein sequence MSAALGKCSRIRHIVRLRQMLRRWRSKARTSAHRIPSDVPAGHVAVCVGNNSKRFVVRTTYLNHPVFKRLLVEAEEEYGFSNHGPLAIPCDEAIFEQLLRFVSHSDDCHVPLRNNLDFYLESRPLLLH from the coding sequence ATGTCAGCGGCACTTGGAAAATGCAGCAGAATCCGCCACATAGTCAGGCTCCGCCAAATGCTGCGGCGGTGGCGTAGCAAGGCCCGTACGTCGGCCCACAGAATACCGTCTGATGTTCCAGCGGGACACGTGGCGGTGTGCGTGGGCAACAACTCGAAAAGATTTGTGGTGCGCACGACGTACCTGAACCATCCCGTGTTCAAGAGGCTACTGGTTGAGGCGGAGGAAGAGTACGGCTTCTCCAACCACGGTCCTCTCGCCATTCCCTGCGACGAAGCGATCTTCGAACAGCTCCTCCGCTTCGTTTCACACTCCGATGACTGCCACGTGCCTCTCAGAAACAACCTCGACTTCTACCTTGAATCTCGACCACTACTCCTCCACTGA